Proteins encoded within one genomic window of Rossellomorea vietnamensis:
- the ylbJ gene encoding sporulation integral membrane protein YlbJ, giving the protein MFKSKIKTLALSISVTVFATSLILMPGESLEASIRGLDMWWEIVFPSLLPFFIVSEMLIGFGVVRFIGVMLEPLMRPLFRVPGVGGFVWAMGMASGFPAGAKLTARLRQEKQITKLEGERLVSFTNSSNPLFIFGAVSVGFFQNATLGIVLAAAHYIGNICVGIVMRFYGAKEKEEIRSRPIKRKGFILREALSALHRTRLQDKRPIGKLLGDAVTSSIQTLLMIGGFIILFSVINKMLYHLNITTFFAEGLSALFTLLKLPDQLSIPFISGLFEITLGSKLTSGVTEATLLHQAIITSFILGFSGFSVQAQVASILADTDIRFKPFFYARLVHGFSASVTTILIWKPIYERFSDEQLSNAIPVFARHNDAFWTDMLYWFKTAGPIITISSLIVYMVLYARKHVNH; this is encoded by the coding sequence TTGTTCAAATCTAAAATCAAAACCTTGGCTTTATCCATAAGTGTGACGGTATTTGCCACCTCTCTCATCTTGATGCCCGGGGAATCATTGGAGGCATCCATCAGAGGTTTGGACATGTGGTGGGAAATTGTCTTTCCATCCCTATTGCCGTTTTTCATTGTATCTGAAATGCTTATCGGATTTGGGGTTGTCCGGTTTATAGGTGTCATGCTTGAGCCCTTGATGAGACCATTATTCCGGGTTCCGGGTGTAGGCGGGTTTGTGTGGGCGATGGGAATGGCATCAGGCTTTCCCGCAGGAGCTAAATTGACAGCTCGTTTGCGCCAGGAAAAACAGATTACAAAACTGGAAGGGGAAAGACTCGTTTCATTCACGAACTCTTCCAATCCGCTATTTATATTCGGGGCTGTTTCTGTCGGATTTTTCCAAAACGCGACCCTTGGGATTGTGTTAGCCGCTGCTCATTATATCGGGAATATATGCGTAGGCATCGTCATGAGGTTCTACGGAGCTAAAGAGAAAGAGGAAATCAGAAGCCGCCCGATAAAAAGGAAAGGTTTCATCCTCCGGGAAGCATTGTCGGCACTTCACCGCACAAGACTTCAGGATAAACGCCCCATCGGCAAACTACTGGGGGATGCCGTCACTTCATCCATTCAAACGTTGTTGATGATCGGTGGATTCATCATCTTATTTTCCGTCATTAATAAAATGTTGTATCACCTGAACATCACGACTTTTTTTGCCGAAGGTCTATCGGCTTTATTTACCCTTCTGAAATTACCCGACCAATTAAGTATCCCATTTATTTCAGGACTCTTTGAAATCACATTGGGTTCAAAACTCACAAGCGGTGTAACGGAAGCCACCCTCCTCCACCAAGCGATCATCACAAGCTTTATATTGGGTTTCAGCGGTTTCAGCGTCCAGGCACAGGTCGCAAGTATCCTGGCAGATACGGATATTCGATTTAAGCCTTTCTTCTACGCACGCTTAGTTCACGGATTTTCCGCATCCGTCACGACCATTCTCATTTGGAAGCCCATTTATGAGAGGTTTTCCGATGAACAGCTTTCCAACGCCATCCCGGTATTCGCCAGGCACAACGACGCATTTTGGACCGACATGCTCTATTGGTTCAAGACGGCAGGTCCCATCATCACGATTTCAAGTTTGATCGTATACATGGTTCTTTATGCACGAAAACATGTGAATCATTGA
- the coaD gene encoding pantetheine-phosphate adenylyltransferase codes for MPSIAVCPGSFDPITYGHLDIITRGAKVFDEMHVVVLNNSSKKPLFSVEERIELIREVTRDIPNVVVDSFQGLLVDYAKSVNAKAIIRGLRAVSDFEYEMQITSMNRVLDDEIETFFIMTNNQYSFLSSSIVKEVAKYGGDISELVPKRVEESLKTKYQRD; via the coding sequence ATGCCAAGTATAGCAGTTTGTCCGGGAAGCTTTGATCCCATTACATATGGACATTTGGATATTATTACACGGGGTGCTAAGGTATTTGATGAAATGCATGTAGTAGTATTAAATAATTCTTCTAAGAAGCCACTCTTTTCGGTTGAAGAACGAATCGAATTGATCCGGGAAGTCACCAGGGATATACCAAATGTGGTCGTGGATTCATTTCAGGGCTTGTTGGTCGATTATGCTAAGAGTGTGAATGCAAAAGCAATCATCAGGGGTTTAAGGGCGGTATCGGACTTTGAATATGAAATGCAGATCACGTCCATGAACCGGGTACTGGATGATGAAATCGAAACGTTCTTCATCATGACGAATAACCAGTATTCTTTCTTAAGCTCGAGTATTGTCAAAGAAGTGGCTAAATACGGAGGCGATATCTCTGAACTTGTACCGAAGCGTGTAGAAGAATCATTAAAGACGAAATATCAGCGTGACTAA
- the rsmD gene encoding 16S rRNA (guanine(966)-N(2))-methyltransferase RsmD, whose amino-acid sequence MRVISGTLKGRPLKAVPGSGTRPTTDKVKESIFNMMGPYFEGGTGLDLFAGSGGLGIEALSRGLDSVIFVDRDQKAFQTVKANLKDCDLLDQSEVYRNEATRALKAILKREIVFDYIFLDPPYKQQKLQQLLEFIDEHKLLNESGFVMCEHGSEITLEDRVGSLKKLREETYGIIRISIFSREND is encoded by the coding sequence ATGAGAGTCATATCAGGTACGTTAAAGGGCAGGCCGTTAAAGGCTGTTCCTGGAAGTGGAACAAGACCCACAACAGATAAGGTGAAAGAATCGATATTTAATATGATGGGTCCCTATTTTGAAGGTGGGACAGGATTGGATTTGTTTGCAGGAAGCGGCGGTCTTGGCATTGAAGCATTAAGCCGTGGACTCGATTCCGTCATCTTTGTGGATAGGGATCAAAAGGCTTTCCAAACGGTAAAGGCCAATCTTAAAGACTGTGATCTGTTGGACCAAAGTGAAGTATATCGAAATGAAGCTACGAGAGCGTTAAAGGCGATATTAAAAAGAGAAATAGTCTTTGACTATATATTCCTGGATCCTCCTTACAAACAGCAGAAGCTTCAACAACTCCTCGAGTTCATCGATGAACACAAACTTCTGAATGAAAGCGGTTTCGTCATGTGTGAGCATGGATCGGAAATAACATTGGAAGATAGAGTGGGAAGCTTGAAGAAGCTAAGGGAAGAGACCTATGGAATCATCAGGATATCGATATTTTCCAGGGAGAATGATTGA
- a CDS encoding DUF7147 family protein, whose amino-acid sequence MIQRFIELGEGYSDIYELLELAKANEERLQHMLAFHTIVKDRAVTSLALVMKPTEQGKFQAIYVCREGIPNPNITPNQRYSLFEETAEKLGRVIIQMDVKPSTLFPENALYYQHLIAILRLNHYILPLQ is encoded by the coding sequence ATGATTCAACGTTTTATTGAATTAGGAGAAGGTTATTCAGATATTTACGAGCTTTTGGAGCTTGCGAAAGCGAATGAAGAACGTTTGCAGCATATGCTGGCATTCCATACCATTGTGAAGGACCGTGCTGTCACTTCTTTGGCCCTTGTAATGAAACCGACGGAACAAGGAAAATTCCAGGCCATTTATGTATGCAGGGAAGGAATTCCCAACCCAAATATTACACCAAATCAGCGCTATTCACTATTTGAGGAGACAGCTGAGAAGCTTGGAAGGGTCATCATTCAAATGGATGTTAAGCCCTCGACTCTGTTTCCGGAAAATGCACTGTACTATCAGCATTTGATTGCCATTTTGAGATTAAATCATTATATACTCCCTCTGCAATGA
- a CDS encoding YlbG family protein, whose translation MLTERQGLVVWLHSLKHAKSLRRFGNVHYVSKKMKYVVLYCNQDELNSVMERISAYSYVKKVDPSFKPFIKSVFENSRPDKAKEYDYKMGF comes from the coding sequence ATGTTAACAGAAAGACAAGGTTTAGTGGTTTGGTTACATAGCTTGAAGCATGCCAAGTCCCTTAGACGATTTGGAAATGTTCACTATGTATCGAAAAAAATGAAATATGTTGTGCTGTATTGCAATCAGGACGAATTAAACTCTGTGATGGAAAGAATCTCAGCTTATTCATACGTGAAGAAGGTCGATCCTTCCTTTAAGCCATTTATCAAGTCCGTCTTTGAAAATTCACGTCCTGATAAAGCGAAGGAATATGATTACAAAATGGGATTTTAA
- a CDS encoding YlbF family regulator, producing the protein MLATIERMEILDSADELSQWIVESDVAENYRKSLYKLRNNSETQRKVQTFSRMKESYEEVQRFGRYHPDYKTIMKEIREVKREMDLDENVAEFRRAENELQDLLDQVSLVIGHSVSKNVKVPSGNPFFSSGGSCGGGCGSGGSCGCSA; encoded by the coding sequence ATGCTTGCTACTATTGAAAGAATGGAAATATTGGATTCAGCTGACGAATTATCTCAGTGGATAGTAGAATCTGATGTGGCAGAGAATTATCGTAAGTCTTTATATAAACTGCGTAACAACTCTGAAACTCAGCGAAAGGTCCAAACCTTTTCACGGATGAAAGAGAGTTACGAAGAAGTACAACGTTTTGGCAGATACCATCCTGACTACAAAACCATCATGAAAGAAATCCGGGAAGTTAAGCGGGAGATGGATCTTGATGAGAATGTGGCAGAATTCCGCAGAGCCGAAAACGAGTTACAGGATCTCCTTGATCAGGTGAGTCTTGTGATCGGACATTCCGTCTCTAAAAATGTGAAGGTTCCATCAGGAAATCCTTTCTTCTCAAGCGGGGGATCCTGTGGAGGCGGTTGCGGTTCAGGTGGAAGCTGCGGTTGTTCGGCGTGA
- a CDS encoding YlbE-like family protein, with the protein MRSDIIEYIYGKEDLKLFLRDQPQWYRTLSRNPNELEKFEIASINHFEKTIPHRVQKFSNGVQMASMMISMFQSMNSADN; encoded by the coding sequence ATGAGATCGGACATCATTGAATATATTTACGGTAAAGAAGACCTGAAATTATTTCTAAGGGATCAACCCCAGTGGTATCGAACACTTTCCCGAAATCCAAATGAACTTGAAAAATTTGAAATCGCGTCCATCAATCATTTTGAAAAAACGATTCCACACAGGGTTCAAAAATTTTCGAATGGAGTACAGATGGCTTCCATGATGATCAGTATGTTTCAATCCATGAATAGTGCCGACAATTAA
- a CDS encoding YlbD family protein: MGKSLHPKVKEFKGFVKKHPKIIKDVRNGDANWQDLFEDWYLLGEDDTRWDKYRTESEKENEKTSTNSESKGGWMDQVGEMVKKMDANQLQQHINSLSEALGTVQGVLSQFQSGNNRGSGTATKTEAPSKPSHPFSFRKD, translated from the coding sequence ATGGGGAAATCATTACACCCTAAAGTCAAAGAATTTAAAGGTTTTGTGAAAAAGCATCCGAAAATCATTAAGGATGTGCGAAACGGCGATGCTAATTGGCAGGATCTCTTTGAAGACTGGTATTTGCTTGGGGAAGATGACACAAGGTGGGATAAATATAGGACAGAGTCAGAGAAAGAAAATGAAAAGACTTCGACCAATTCCGAAAGTAAAGGAGGGTGGATGGACCAGGTGGGAGAAATGGTGAAGAAAATGGACGCTAATCAATTGCAGCAGCATATCAACAGCTTAAGTGAAGCTCTTGGGACCGTTCAGGGAGTTCTCAGTCAATTTCAATCAGGTAACAATAGGGGATCCGGTACAGCAACCAAAACGGAAGCTCCATCCAAACCTTCCCATCCATTTTCTTTCCGAAAAGATTAA
- a CDS encoding PaaI family thioesterase — protein sequence MREQVQKLFNECMTGATDEDLLIMKQLLEGIQRKKNSENGSIIGGIFAMDRKMTDGNLEVSIPISPVTYNSLEIVHGGVTATLVDTAMGTLANMMLPEGYGAVTTNLNVHYLAPGVGERLTAHATVVHQGSKTIVVDGKVVSSDGKIIAHSTGSFFIFKKNQ from the coding sequence ATGAGAGAACAGGTACAAAAATTATTTAATGAATGTATGACAGGAGCTACCGATGAAGATCTCCTGATTATGAAACAGCTGCTCGAAGGTATACAACGGAAGAAAAACAGTGAAAATGGATCAATCATTGGCGGGATCTTCGCCATGGACAGAAAAATGACAGACGGGAACTTAGAGGTTAGCATACCAATCTCCCCCGTTACATATAACTCGCTTGAAATTGTACATGGTGGTGTCACCGCTACCCTTGTTGATACTGCTATGGGTACCTTGGCAAACATGATGCTTCCAGAAGGTTATGGCGCAGTGACGACAAACTTAAATGTCCATTACCTGGCACCCGGTGTAGGTGAACGCCTCACTGCCCATGCGACAGTCGTTCATCAAGGTAGCAAAACGATTGTAGTGGATGGTAAAGTGGTAAGTTCTGACGGTAAAATCATAGCTCACTCAACGGGTTCTTTTTTTATTTTCAAAAAGAATCAATAA
- a CDS encoding CAP domain-containing protein, with translation MNQSIETPGERPASGLSTWIGKDTKKVKEAFGDPERVEPSPYGYDWWVYPISTKQYIQMGVVNDKVVTLYAIGNQVDVAPYKLGQSLEDIYRFTIVESEIVVNDDSGAYQFELNEEDLNTRLLVPLGNIYAQLYLDKITSRLTSIRFLDSRTLIEMHPYEMMYRGELAEEMEPSEDEWDKVNTASEQQIFDITNVIRHQFDEEALEWDEETAEIARGHSKEMYEEDYFSHDSPTLGDLTQRLEQGDVRFKTAGENIASQYMDAPEAVHGWLNSEGHRKILLEKNFTHLGVGVYKRFYTQNFIEKMEEEE, from the coding sequence GTGAATCAATCCATTGAGACACCAGGGGAAAGACCGGCTTCAGGCTTATCCACCTGGATAGGCAAAGATACGAAAAAGGTAAAGGAAGCATTCGGGGACCCGGAAAGAGTCGAACCCAGTCCGTACGGATATGATTGGTGGGTTTATCCGATTTCAACTAAACAATACATACAAATGGGCGTTGTAAATGATAAGGTGGTTACCTTATATGCCATCGGGAATCAGGTGGATGTGGCCCCTTATAAGCTTGGACAGAGCCTGGAAGATATCTATCGTTTTACCATTGTTGAATCTGAAATCGTTGTGAACGATGATTCAGGAGCTTATCAATTTGAATTAAATGAAGAAGATTTGAATACACGCCTTCTCGTACCCCTCGGAAATATCTATGCTCAGCTTTATTTGGATAAAATCACAAGCCGACTGACGAGTATCCGATTTCTGGATAGCCGCACATTGATCGAGATGCATCCGTATGAAATGATGTATCGTGGAGAATTGGCTGAGGAAATGGAACCTAGTGAAGACGAATGGGATAAGGTGAATACAGCAAGTGAACAGCAGATATTTGATATTACGAATGTAATCAGACATCAGTTTGATGAAGAAGCTCTCGAGTGGGATGAGGAAACGGCGGAGATAGCAAGGGGACATAGTAAAGAAATGTATGAGGAGGATTACTTCTCCCATGATTCACCTACCCTAGGGGATCTTACTCAGCGTTTGGAACAAGGGGATGTACGTTTTAAGACAGCAGGGGAAAACATCGCATCGCAATATATGGATGCCCCGGAAGCTGTGCATGGCTGGCTCAATTCAGAAGGTCACAGGAAGATCCTGCTGGAGAAGAATTTCACCCATCTTGGCGTAGGTGTTTACAAACGATTTTATACCCAGAATTTCATAGAGAAAATGGAAGAAGAAGAATAA
- a CDS encoding YugN-like family protein encodes MRFEATEFESLKVDLNRLDEIMESHGLVRAGQWDYERVTYDRKFEIREGIFYLRIQGLAVEGDIGKHDAVIQLMTPLLGKHYYPHGVEYGEGEEFPKHLVTSCEKLLADVKKDAMNFAW; translated from the coding sequence ATGCGTTTTGAAGCAACTGAATTTGAAAGCTTAAAAGTCGATTTAAACCGATTGGACGAAATCATGGAATCTCATGGATTGGTCCGTGCAGGTCAATGGGATTACGAGCGTGTAACCTATGACCGTAAATTTGAAATTAGAGAAGGCATCTTCTATTTACGAATCCAGGGCCTTGCAGTCGAGGGGGATATCGGAAAACATGACGCTGTTATCCAATTAATGACTCCGCTACTCGGGAAACATTACTACCCGCACGGAGTGGAATATGGTGAAGGTGAAGAGTTCCCTAAACACCTTGTCACTTCTTGCGAAAAGCTCTTAGCAGATGTTAAAAAAGATGCAATGAACTTTGCATGGTAA
- the ytvI gene encoding sporulation integral membrane protein YtvI, which produces MSKFFTKKVWMISLVILLIALIAFFILPVSVTLITAIITALFLEPAVGFIQKRFSTKRRFAVLSVFILFLLLIGVSSFFVTTKVVGEGIKLIEDAPKYVNQLSDIWLDYEDRLLNATEDLPDELVKSFSDDVQSFLESGKTKILNSFNIERISVFLSYIPNYLVSFLVYLIALFLFMLDLPRIKKSIYGHLKERTAEKVTFMTSRLTYVIFGFFKAQFLVSIIIFIVSLIGLLFIAPDVAIVMSLIIWVIDFIPLIGSIVVLGPWAIFHLLTGNIALGTQLAVLAAILLIIRRTVEPKVMGSHIGLSPLATLIAMYLGLKLFGVLGFIIGPLLLIVFNSAKEAGIIKTNFKV; this is translated from the coding sequence TTGTCCAAGTTTTTCACTAAAAAAGTATGGATGATCTCATTGGTCATCTTACTGATAGCATTAATTGCATTTTTTATTTTGCCGGTGTCCGTAACATTGATCACTGCGATCATCACCGCTCTTTTTCTTGAGCCTGCTGTAGGTTTCATCCAAAAACGCTTTTCAACAAAACGGAGATTCGCAGTCCTTTCCGTCTTCATTCTGTTTCTTCTCCTCATCGGTGTTTCCTCGTTTTTCGTCACCACTAAAGTGGTCGGAGAAGGAATTAAGCTTATTGAAGATGCACCCAAATACGTTAATCAATTAAGCGATATCTGGCTTGATTACGAAGATCGATTGTTGAATGCAACCGAGGATCTTCCCGATGAATTGGTCAAGAGCTTCAGTGATGATGTCCAGAGCTTTCTGGAGAGTGGGAAAACAAAGATTCTGAATTCATTCAACATAGAAAGAATCAGCGTATTTTTGTCGTATATACCTAATTATCTGGTCAGTTTTCTTGTCTACTTAATCGCACTTTTTCTATTCATGCTGGATCTGCCCAGGATCAAGAAATCCATTTATGGTCATCTAAAAGAGAGAACAGCTGAGAAAGTAACCTTCATGACGTCCAGACTTACCTACGTTATATTTGGATTCTTTAAGGCGCAATTTCTCGTCAGTATCATCATCTTTATCGTTTCCTTGATCGGGCTTCTTTTCATAGCCCCTGATGTGGCAATTGTCATGTCACTTATCATCTGGGTGATTGATTTCATTCCATTGATCGGTTCCATCGTTGTATTGGGCCCATGGGCAATCTTCCATCTCTTGACTGGAAACATCGCCCTCGGAACCCAATTAGCTGTGCTGGCCGCCATATTGTTGATCATCAGACGAACCGTAGAGCCGAAGGTAATGGGAAGCCATATCGGATTGTCCCCCCTTGCTACGCTCATTGCCATGTATCTTGGCCTTAAGCTATTTGGGGTATTGGGATTCATTATCGGCCCATTGCTGCTCATTGTGTTTAACTCCGCTAAAGAAGCAGGTATCATTAAAACCAACTTCAAAGTATAA
- a CDS encoding DUF420 domain-containing protein has product MDLPILPTISTSFIVLSAVTVAIGWWQIKQRKIEQHQKTMTLAGIFALIFFVIYLSRTIFVGNTSFGGPDDIKVYYTIFLVFHITLATTGAVFGILSLWTGYKDRLKTHRKLGPITSFIWFFTAITGVAVYLLLYVFYKGGETTSVIRAILGY; this is encoded by the coding sequence ATGGATTTACCTATTTTACCTACCATTAGCACGAGTTTCATCGTGTTAAGTGCTGTTACTGTGGCAATAGGCTGGTGGCAGATTAAACAAAGAAAGATTGAACAACATCAGAAAACGATGACACTTGCGGGAATCTTCGCCCTTATCTTTTTCGTTATTTACTTGAGCAGGACGATTTTTGTCGGGAACACATCATTTGGCGGTCCTGATGACATCAAGGTCTATTATACGATCTTCCTGGTCTTTCATATTACTCTTGCGACCACAGGCGCCGTATTTGGCATCTTAAGCCTTTGGACAGGGTATAAGGATCGTCTGAAAACCCATCGCAAGCTTGGTCCGATTACAAGCTTCATCTGGTTTTTTACGGCCATTACAGGGGTTGCCGTTTATCTTCTGCTTTACGTTTTCTATAAAGGTGGAGAGACAACGTCCGTTATTAGGGCTATACTAGGATATTAA
- the ctaG gene encoding cytochrome c oxidase assembly factor CtaG, whose protein sequence is MPLGIFGFMALWSPFFLMTLVFMTVLYFLITIKWRESFRDNRKLTGKEAAFFLVSMVLLYAIKGSPVEVLSGILFSAHMTQMAFLYLVFTPLLILGIPDWVWKATIELPVVKQIFSFMTKPLISLLSFNLVFSIYHIPLIFDNVRTDVTLHALTTCILFILAVFMWWPLINPVDEDIELSGLKRIGYILGSAVLLTPACGLIIFAENPMYATYYDPNEWLQALSLCVPVNTLEGLTLTGPELFTSMSTLNDQQLGGVLMKIIQEIVFGVVLFNLFFQWYRKDQEQQEKLSYDPVADSTLPEQ, encoded by the coding sequence ATGCCTTTGGGTATTTTTGGATTTATGGCGTTATGGAGCCCGTTTTTTCTTATGACGCTGGTGTTTATGACGGTACTCTATTTTTTGATAACGATAAAGTGGAGGGAGAGCTTCAGGGATAACAGGAAGCTGACTGGGAAGGAAGCAGCGTTTTTCCTTGTTTCGATGGTTTTATTATATGCCATCAAGGGTTCGCCTGTTGAGGTTCTGAGCGGGATATTGTTTTCTGCACATATGACACAGATGGCCTTTTTATATCTTGTCTTTACTCCATTATTGATTTTGGGAATACCGGATTGGGTTTGGAAGGCAACGATTGAATTGCCGGTCGTGAAACAAATATTCAGCTTTATGACCAAGCCGCTGATTTCCTTATTGTCATTCAATCTGGTTTTTTCAATTTACCATATCCCGTTAATCTTTGATAACGTACGGACGGATGTCACTCTACACGCTTTGACCACGTGCATATTATTCATTCTTGCCGTATTTATGTGGTGGCCACTGATTAATCCGGTAGACGAAGATATTGAATTAAGTGGTTTAAAACGAATCGGGTATATCTTGGGAAGCGCCGTGTTATTGACCCCGGCATGCGGATTGATCATCTTCGCCGAAAACCCGATGTATGCGACCTATTATGATCCAAACGAATGGCTCCAGGCGTTATCTCTATGTGTACCTGTTAATACACTGGAAGGGTTGACACTTACTGGTCCGGAATTATTCACGTCCATGTCGACTCTCAATGATCAACAGCTTGGGGGAGTCCTGATGAAGATCATTCAGGAAATCGTGTTTGGAGTCGTGCTATTTAATCTGTTCTTCCAATGGTATAGAAAGGATCAGGAGCAGCAAGAGAAGCTCTCCTATGATCCGGTTGCAGATTCAACCCTGCCAGAACAATAA
- the ctaF gene encoding cytochrome c oxidase subunit IVB — protein MANQQSTSGNPSVDYEYRRKKNAEDMRMQLTSFMLMIFLTLVAFIAVAGDFDKYFVVPFILLLAVVQLVFQLYYFMHMSHKGHEAPSLFLYSGALVAFITVLTFLTIVWI, from the coding sequence ATGGCGAATCAACAATCAACTTCAGGTAACCCAAGTGTAGATTACGAATATCGTCGTAAGAAGAATGCAGAAGACATGAGAATGCAGTTAACATCATTCATGTTAATGATTTTCTTAACATTGGTGGCGTTTATCGCTGTAGCTGGGGATTTCGATAAGTACTTTGTGGTACCTTTCATTCTCCTACTTGCAGTCGTTCAACTGGTTTTTCAACTTTATTACTTCATGCATATGAGTCATAAAGGTCATGAAGCTCCATCCTTGTTCCTGTATTCTGGTGCACTTGTTGCATTTATCACAGTGTTAACATTTTTAACAATTGTATGGATCTAA
- a CDS encoding cytochrome (ubi)quinol oxidase subunit III yields MQAEEKFTPKTWPASPEKATLEGKNKFMGFWFFLGGETVLFGSLFATYLALKNRVPSDSHALTTDLFDLPLSFLATMLLLTSSLTSVYAMYHMKNFNFQRMQAWLLITVLLGAGFLGLEIYEFNHYVYEYGHTFTSSAFGSAFYTLVGFHGAHVAFGLLWIVSLMLRNAKRGLNLYNAPKFYLASLYWHFIDVVWVFIFTVVYLMGMVG; encoded by the coding sequence ATGCAAGCTGAAGAAAAATTCACGCCAAAGACCTGGCCGGCCTCCCCTGAAAAGGCGACCCTTGAGGGGAAAAATAAATTTATGGGCTTCTGGTTTTTCCTAGGTGGAGAAACGGTCCTTTTCGGCTCTCTTTTTGCAACGTATTTAGCTCTTAAAAACAGAGTTCCTAGTGATAGCCATGCTCTCACTACTGATCTTTTTGATTTACCGCTTTCCTTTTTAGCAACGATGCTGCTTTTAACAAGCTCGCTGACAAGTGTCTATGCGATGTACCATATGAAAAACTTTAATTTCCAACGGATGCAGGCCTGGTTATTGATTACCGTTTTACTGGGTGCCGGTTTCCTTGGATTGGAGATTTACGAGTTTAATCATTACGTATATGAATACGGGCATACTTTTACTAGTAGTGCATTTGGTTCAGCTTTTTACACACTTGTAGGATTCCACGGGGCTCACGTTGCCTTCGGTCTTCTTTGGATCGTCAGCCTGATGCTTCGCAATGCTAAACGTGGTTTAAATCTGTACAATGCTCCGAAGTTTTACTTGGCTTCACTATACTGGCACTTCATCGACGTTGTATGGGTATTTATCTTTACAGTAGTATACTTAATGGGAATGGTGGGATAA